CGGCTGTTATGGTTGGTTTTAGTAATTGGTATTATCAGCATCAATTGGGGAGTAATTGATACTCAGCAGTTAGTAATATTGACACTCTTGATTGTTCTATTCAGCAATCTTTTGGGAGGATTAGGAACTGCATCATGGCTAAGTTGGGTGGCAATGATAGTCCCCCGGCGATTGCGAGGCAGGTACTTTGGAACACGTAATAGTGCTGCGAACCTCACCAATTTGATTTGCGTACCAATGGCTGGACTAGTTGTATCACATTGGTATGGGGGATCTCTACAAGGTTATGGGGTAGTCTTACTGGTAAGCATTGTCTTTGGAATTATGGGATTGGGGTGTCAATATTTCCAGGTGGATATAAATCCCCAGTCGCAAAACACTTATTATGGCAAGTCACCACAAACAAGTGAGATTCAATCAGACACTACAAAAGATGAATCTGAAGTACTTCAGTCAATTCATTTGCCACAAGACCAGTTAACTAACAGTATTTGGAAAAACTCTAACTTTTTGATATTTCTGCTGTATTTTAGCTTCTGGAATCTTGCTGTTAACCTCAGCAGTCCTTTTTTTAACCTCTACATGCTGGACACGCTGGATTTGGATGTGAGTTACGTGACTATTTATAACAGCCTTCAGGCGGGGGCGACTTTGCTAATGCTTATTCTGTGGGGAAAATTAGCAGATAAGATTGGTAATCGTCCCATCCTCATCTGTATTGGGATTTTGGTTGGAGTCACACCACTCCTCTGGCTAGGAATTGGTGCTAATCGCCTTGATATCTGGTTGTGGCTACCTCTATTACACATTTTGGGTGGAGGTACTTGGGCGGCCATTGATTTGTGTAGCAATAATATACAATTGGCGATCGCACCAATTAAAAATCAGTCTATCTATTTTGCGATCGCAGCTGCCGTTGCTGGAGTGAGTGGCGCTTTAGGCACAACTATAGGTAGCTTTCTCGTCCAATTTCCTCAATCTGGAGGCTTACTAGGCTTGTTTGCCCTCTCAGGCATATTTCGACTAGTAGCCCTTGTTCCACTCATGTTTCTTCAAGAGCCAAGTAGAGGGTGAGGGACTGGGGTGCAGGGGAGCAGGGGTGCAGGGGTGCAGAGGAGTTGTAGTAAGTTTTATCCCCTCTGCCCCTCTGCCTCTTTTCAATGCCCAATGCCCCATACCCCATGCTTTATTCTGCGGCGGTAGAAGTCAAAGACATTGTTTCCCACAAAACCATGTGAGGTGTTGTTAGTACAGGCTGATGTAGAGCAATCAGCTGGGTTAGGGTGTTCTTTAATTGAGTACGGGGTACAATATCATCGACAAAACCGTGCTGGAGTAAATCTTCAGCAGTTTGAAAGTTTTCGGGTAGTTTTTCCCGCAGGGTTTGCTCAATCACTCGCCGACCTGCAAAACCAATGGTTGCCTTGGGTTCTGCCAAGATGATATCACCCAACATTGCAAAACTAGCGGTAACGCCGCCTGTTGTGGGGTTGGTCAAAACGGGAATATATAATAGTCGGGCATCTTTATGACGCTGTAGGGCTGCGGATATTTTTGCCATCTGCATCAAGGAGAGCATTCCTTCCTGCATTCTCGCGCCGCCGGAGGTGCAGATGATCACTACAGGATATCGCCGTTGAGTAGCTTGCTCAATCATGCGGGTGAGTTTTTCTCCCACAACCGAACCCATGCTACCACCCATGAAGCGGAAGTCCATAACTCCAAGGGCAATGGGCAAACCATTGATTTGACCCAAACCAGTGTTAACTGCGTCTATTAAGCCAATTTTATCTTGTGTTTCGCGTAAGCGATCGCTGTAGAGTTTGCGATCGCGAAATTCCAGCGGATCGGTTGGACGCAAATGCTCATCCAGGGGTTTCCAGGTATTGTGATCTATCAATTGACGAATGCGCTCATCGCTGTCTACTCGATTGTGATGACCACATTCAACACAAACCATCTGATTGGCTTTCAGGTCTTTTGTATATGCCAATACGCCACACTTAGAGCATTTATGCCAAAGTCCATCAGCAATTTCACGCTCTTGGCGTTCGAGGCTGGTAGCTCCTGACTTCTTTCGATTTGCAAACCAATCAAATAGAGACTTTAAACCACGTGATTCTTCGTTGTTAGCCATTTTTTATTTTATTTTAAGTGGGTATGAGGTCGAAAACATGTCAAATCGTATTGGGTTGTCCTTAGTCATTAATCATTTTTCTTTATTAATGACTTAATGACTACATCGTTAAACTACGCTTTTAAGCAATTCAGACCTTAATTTTCATCTTTGGTTGCCAGCTTAACGAAAATACTTATACCAATACAAGTCTCTTGCTCTTTTTTTCAGCAGACTTAATTATATGGACGTACTGACAAAGCTATGAGAATACCAACCTCCAAATAAAATGCTCTCTCCCTCCCACCCAAATCAATTGATTCGTATTTCTAGGTTGTAAACAAGCGGCATCTGTTGCACTAGTTGTACTTGCCAACGGTTAATCGTCGTTAAGAGGGTAATACAAGTCACAAGCTGAATATTATCAAAATGTGAAGGGCAGATGGGGTAATGTTGGTTACAGTCACGAATTTTGAAGAAGAATTCAGAAGTCAGAATTCAGAATTCAGAATCAAGACGCTCAATAGCGACACGCAAAGCGAATCCTTGAGCGTCTGACTTGCTCTAGGGGCATTGAAAAGAGGCAGAGGGGCAGGGTGCGGGGGCGGAGGGGAAAATTCTTGTCCCTGCTCCCTGCTCCCTTCTTCCCCTACTCTCTATTCCCCACTCCCTTTAGTTCTAGTTCTAGTTCTAGTTCTAATTGTTCTTCCTTCTGGCTGGTGGAAAGTATTTGCGGGAGTTGTTCAATTTGGAAGTACTGATGAAATTTTGGGGTTATTTGCAATGAGTAGGAACGAGAATCACTGTCTCGGCGCTTGCGGATGAAACCAAGTTCTACGAGTTCAGGAACGTGCTGATATACCCCTGAACCGCGCAGGTTAATCAAGTCACTCTGGAGTATAGGACTATTGAGAGCGATCGCAGCTAAAGTCCGCAATGCACCTACACCCAATTCCACTGGTATCATAGTTTGCACTAAATCATGAAAGTCAGACCGTAGTTGCAAACTGTAACCATCTGGGGTTTCTATTACCTCTAGGGCGCTATCTCGGTGAGCATAGTTGTCCATGAGTTCAATTATGCCTTCCTTGACAGTGGCGCGATCGCACGCGGCATACTCGGCGATTTCGCCGAGCGACAAGGGTTTACCCTTTAAATAGAGAATTGCTTCTATCTTCGTCGCTGTGGCTGTAATCATTTAGTCATTAGTCATTAGTCATTAGTCATTAGCAGATGACAACTAACAATCAACAATGTGTATGGGATTGTATCTTAATAACATAAGTCGAAGAATATTTTGACACTCTCCAATTAAAATCTGAGTATTGAGCATCGGGCGTTGGGGACTGGGAAAGAGGCAGAGGGGCAGGGTGTGGGAGGATGGGGAAGAAGTCTTACCCCCCACACTCCCCACACTCCTCTTCCTCTGAAGCCTACACCATACGTGATAAATCCGGGCTCCCTTCTTCCCCTGCTCCCTTGCTTCTTCCCCAGTCCCCAATCCCTAATCCCCAATCCCTCTACTTGTGAGAATAAATTCTGCGATCGCTAAATCTTGTGGAGTGGTCACTTTTAAATTTGTCTCCTCTCCCTCGACAATTCGGACTTCGATGCCGCACTTTTCAAATAAAGCGGCGTCGTCAGTTACTTCCCAACCTTGACGGACACCCTCAGCATGGCACTGTTTCAACAACTTGACATCAAATCCTTGGGGAGTTTGTGCTGCCCATAGTTTTCGTCTATCGGGTGTCTCTTGAATTATCCCTTGTTCATCGACAACTTTGATGGTGTCTTTGACCGACACACCAGCAATTAAACCGGGACAATGGCGAATTGCCTCGGCACAAGAGTTAAATAATTCTGGTGTAACCAAGCATCTAGCACCATCATGAATCAAAACTTGTTCTGCGTCTACCGGCAGAGATTGCAAACCATTGTAAACAGATTCTTGCCTGGTAGAACCGCCTTGAATTAATTCTACTGGTTTGGTTAGCTTCAGATCGGCGAGAATTGCATTGAACTCTGGCCAATCGTTAGACTGAGAAATAATCCCGATCCAACTGATGCTACTGGCGGCTTCTGCGGCTAATAGAGTCCAAGCAATAATTGGTTGCGATCGCACTTTCAGTAGGAGTTTATTACGGTTACTCCCCATTCTTTTTCCGATTCCCGCAGCTGGAATTAGTAAATACACAGAATTCCTCAATCTTTAAGCTATATATTTTCCCCTAAAATAGGGAGCGAGTAAGCGTCAATAAATATTATGCGAGTAGTAGCCCTTGTACCTGGCGGAATTGGCGACCAAATTCTCTTCTTTCCGACTCTAGATGACCTGAAGCGCCATTACCCTAACGCTCAGATAGATGTCGTTGTTGAACCCCGGTCAAAGGCTGCCTACCAAGTGAGCAAGTCGGTTCACGAGGTACTGAACTTTGATTTTCAAGACCGTAATAGTCTGGCAGATTGGGGTAATTTGGTCGGCAACATTCGCGATCGCGAATACGATGTTGCCATTGCTGTTAAGCAAAATTGGTTGGTGGGTCTTTTACTCTGGTTGACGGGAATTCCGATACGTATTGGCTACCAAGGCAAAGGAGCGGGTTTTCTTACCCATGCTGTGCCGTTCAAGCCATCCCAGTATGCGGCGGCATTATACCACGATTTGCTGCAACCATTGGAAATAAATAGCCCCGTCCCAGAGTTAGCCGTAAATGTGCCAAAACCAAATATTGAGTGGGCACAAAAGGAACAAAAACGTTTAGGGGTGAATGAAACAGGCTATATCTTGATTAATGGCAGTTCTGGCCAGTTATCTAAGTCTAAAGAACTGGATAAAATCTATCCTGTCGAAAGTTGGCATCAAATTATTCATGGCTTTCAAGACAAGCAGCCGGATCTGCCTGTATTGGTCGTTAAGGGGTCTGATGATGAGCAATTTGTGCGATCGCTCCTGGAGTCTTCTCCAGATATCAAAGTAACTGCCCCAGATGATATTGGCAAGTTAACTGCCATAATTGCCGGCGCAAATTTGCTGCTGTCTACTGATAATGCAGCACTACAACTGAGTGTTGCTGTCCAAACCTATACCATTGCCCTATTTGGGCCCACCGATCCGGTTAAGTTGCTGCCGAAAAACGATAAATTTCTGGCCATTGAATCCCCCACGGGAAAAACTGCGGATATTTCACCAAACGCAGTTTTAGAGAAGATTTGGGGCGGCTAAACCAGTCGTTTTTTGAAGAATTCAGAATTCAGAACAAGAAAGGAAACGGGCGAATTCTATTCGCCCGGTCTTAATTTGACTGAATTCTGGCTCCTGACTCCTGAATTCTTTCTTGTTAAAATATCCCAAAAAAAGCATCATCTAATTCATAGCCCAGCATTTGGGCCATAGACTTCAGCCGCGATAGGCTAGGGATGTCTTGCTGTTTGAGCCAATCACCTAAGATAAAAATTTTGTGCATCAAAAATATCTCTAAGGCTTCGGGATTATACTGAATACCTTCTTTGGAACTAAACTGGTGTGGTACAAGCATGGCAGCATAACGAGCAAACTCTCCTGCTTTCCAATCTAGTAAAAATGGCAACCAGGGATATTTGGCATCTAGGCGCACAAACCACAGCCGCACCTCTGGAATTTCTGATAGTTCCCGTGGATCGCCAGGTTCGAGATCGTAATTGATATCAAAACGTAGCTGCTGTTCATGGGATGTAACCCCATCTTGCAGCAGTTTCTCAATCACCGTTGATGCAGGCGACAGATCCAGATTGTTAATGAAGTCATTATTGAGTGCGATCGCAATTGTTATTGATTCAGCAGCCACTTTCTTGATGCTCAACTGTAGGATCGACAATATACAGTAGCAGCTTTCAGCGATTGACGCTACATTGACCTTTAAAAATCAATTAGTATTTACTGATACTTTTTTGCTGATAATTTGGTCAACCTACATAAGATTTAGACACAAGTCTGACCTACTCAAACTTATTTGATACTTTTGATTAATTTTCGCTGGTTATCACAAAGATACATCTAGTTGCTAGCCTTGATATTATCTGTTGGCGATGCCTGCGGCGGGCTACACCTACGCCACTCACTTTACTGATTTTTACTAAAATTAAATATTGCTTTTATCATTGCTATAATTACTCACACCTAACTAAATAATTACTACACGATTAATGTGGTATGCCATGAAAATTAGCCTACTTGGGTAAGGCAATGCTTGCCCCAAGGTGGACATTTACAGCAATTTTAAGTTAAAGTTGTAATGAGTTTGTTTTAGATTAAGGTCTGACAAAGTAGCCGTCATACAAGCAAAAAAAAATCATTATCGCCACCTGTTACTTCCGCAGCATCAAAAGCCAAAACATAAGTACAGGTAAAACAGCGGTGTGCAATATCATTGCATATATTAAATAACCAATAAACATTTAGATGGGAAAATTCCCTCAACAGTTAACAAGCTGTAATATGCAAAAACAAACAATTACTACAAAACCAATTCGTTCCTTAGAAGATGCCCTTGAGCGCTGTCAAATTCTGGGTATGCGCGTCAGTCGTCAGCGTCGCTTTATTCTGGAACTACTTTGGCAAGCAAATGAACACCTTGCAGCAAGGGAGATTTACGATCGCTTGAACCTACAAGGCAAAGAGATCGGTCATACTTCTGTTTATCAAAACTTAGAAGCATTATCAAGTCAAGGCATCATTGAATGTATTGAACGCTGTGATGGACGTTTGTACGGTAATATCAGTGACTCTCACAGTCATGTCAACTGTATAGACACAAATCAAATTCTTGATGTTCATGTAGAACTGCCAGAAGATTTTATCCGCAAAATTGAAGAACAAACAGGAGTGCGGATTACTGACTACAGTATTAACTTTTTTGGCTACCGTAATTCGCAGGAGGGTTAGGGAATGAGGGAGAAGCAAGGGAGCAGGGAGCAGAATTTTCCCCTCCGCCCCCTGCACTCTGCCCCTCTGCCTTTTTTCAATGCCCTATTCCCCAATAGAATTATTGCCAAAAACTGTTTCATCATCAGCATCATCATCATATAAATCTACTGGCAAAATTGCGCCTTCGCAGCTTTCTATTTGCCCGATCGCAGGGGGATTTTTCCAATTAACATCTATGTTTGGGGTGATTTGGACGGTGTTTAAGAAAGGCTGCTGCGATCGCAAATGTTTCAGTTTTTGAAACGACTCTTTGGAGAACAAAGCACCATTATCAGCGGCCAATTTTTTCTCAGTATCAGTGAGAATTGCATCAAATAAACAGGCATTGGTGAGATTGGCAGAATTAAGATTTGTCCCCCTTAAATTCGCCTGTTGGAGGTTTGCGCCTGTAAGATTTGCCTGTTGGAGGTTTGCGCCTGCAAGGTTTGCGCCTACAAGGTTCGCGCCTGTGAGGTTCGCCTGTTGCAAATTGGCTCCAGCTAAATTCGCCCCCATTAATTCCGCATTGGATAAGTTTGTTTGCTCAAGATTTACCCCAGTTAACATCACTTGTAATAAAGAGCCTCCCGATAAATTGAGTCCAGCCAGAGACTTGATTCGGGTTGCGAAGGCACTTTTGTGCAAAACCGCTGTTCTTGCAATTAATACACTCAGCGCCTCTGGATTGAATTCTGTCAAATTGACTGGATTCCCACAAAGCCAAAAAGGAATTTTTGTTTCTCGGTAGCAAGCACAAAGCAATAAAAATACATTCAGTCCCACAGCAGCATTCACCTGTTCAACATTCACAGGGTTTTGTAGTGTGTGAAAATTAGTTAAAGCGTTATGGGCTATCCCCTCATCTAACCAACGTCCTTGACAGTAAGCACGCCAGAAAGATAAAAGACGTTGAAACAAGACTTCAAATGAAAACTTGTGCTTTTGCTGGCGACGTAATCCATTGATTGCGAGTTCTTCAATTTCTTGGCTAAGTATGCCGTAACCTAGTAAATTATAAATATGCTGGGCTACGCTACTGGGAGAATCAAGTACAAAAGTTGGCGTACCATAAACCTCATCTTGGTACTGAGTCAGAAATTTAAGTTGGGCAGCAATAGCATCTGCACAAAGAAATTCTCCTAACTTGATGTATGAAAACTCAATTAAACTACTTTGGGTTGCGCTTTCGCCTGAGCTTTCTACATCCCGAATTTTAAAATAAAAACCTGGTAGAGTCTTAAATTCCCCAGCGAGATTAATTTGATGACGTTGTGAGTGTAAAATTTTAAGAGCGATCGCGTGCATCTGCTCAAGTAAATCTTGAGGATGACGACCAGCAAGTAAATTAGCGATCGCTTCTGGAGTCCGGTGGATATGAGCCGATCCTGAACGCAATAGCATCGTCTTAATGCCACCAATTAGCGGATATCCCAATAACCATCGACTCAGACGATGATGAATCTCCCATAACAAAAAAGACTTTTGGGTATTAGCAGCTAACTGTAATAGTTCATCATCTAGCAATCCGTCGCGGTGCAAAATGCCCAACAAATGCAGCATTAAAGGTTGACGAACAAGGGCAGATAATTCTCTTAACTTGGACTGGCTGGTGAATACCCCCGACTGTTTTAGCAATGTAAATAAATTTTGAGCAATGGGCAATGATTGCACTTTTGCCCACTGCTGAAACCATTGTTTGAGTTCATCTACATCCAATGGCTGGATAATAATTCGCTTTAATAATAGCGGTAGTTCCGAGACAATTTCTGGTAACGTCGTTGAACGACTCGTCAACACAATTTTGTGTCGATGCTGAGATTGAAAGTTCAATAATTGCTGAAGAAAAATTGCTTGTGCTCTGATACCCTGAGCAGAATGGGGTAGTTCATCCAAACCATCCAGCAGCAATAAACAAGGGAGATTTTCTTGCTCTAACCAAGTTGAAAGATTGACAGGAAAGGCAGAATTTAAGGTTTCGATTAAAGTTTTGCCGTATTTTACATCTCGTAACCGAATTACTATCGGCATCCAAGTCGGGTATAATTCTTGTGCGACTTGTGCCGCCCAAAGTTGGCAAAAACTAGTTTTTCCATAACCAGGTTCCGACTCAATTACAGCGATCGTTTCTAAATCAGTTAGCTGTTGTTCTGCCCATGTCTTTAAATCAACTGGCTTAACAGTTTTTTTATCCTGCTCAGAAATATTTTCTTCTATTGGTAAGCCTTTTTGTGGCACATAGATATCCTGGAGAGCAAAGGATTCCATCAGCAAAGGCTGACTGAGGTTTTGAATCAAACTTGCACGGTAATGTTCTCGGTGCAAATCAATTTTCTCACCGACTGTAGAACCAACTTCTGGGGCGATGAAGCTGGGAGATAATGAAATCCCCAATCGGAAAAATTTTTGTAGTTGGGCTAAAGGTGCAGCATTTTCGGTGACAACTACCAGCATGTCACCAGGAAGTGAGTTGACCAAACGCTGTGTTAGGAGTTTAGCTTCAGTTTCCTCTGCACCATTGGCAACTAACCAAGCGATGACAGCGCTATTTATTTGTTGCACTAGCAATGAGTCTGCAACCAAAGATAGTGCTTGTTCAGCTTGAGTATCAGTCAATTTACCTGGAGTGAG
This Nostoc sp. C052 DNA region includes the following protein-coding sequences:
- a CDS encoding MFS transporter, which codes for MDSVQVETTAPLTLEIAQIASPSIAISPNSRIPKDSIRTSLKASTADSVLASVYSLGTSGILLSNLLVELGASPVVFGMLSSIPMLVNLIQPLGAYLSERSTSRFQYSLRTHGIGRLLWLVLVIGIISINWGVIDTQQLVILTLLIVLFSNLLGGLGTASWLSWVAMIVPRRLRGRYFGTRNSAANLTNLICVPMAGLVVSHWYGGSLQGYGVVLLVSIVFGIMGLGCQYFQVDINPQSQNTYYGKSPQTSEIQSDTTKDESEVLQSIHLPQDQLTNSIWKNSNFLIFLLYFSFWNLAVNLSSPFFNLYMLDTLDLDVSYVTIYNSLQAGATLLMLILWGKLADKIGNRPILICIGILVGVTPLLWLGIGANRLDIWLWLPLLHILGGGTWAAIDLCSNNIQLAIAPIKNQSIYFAIAAAVAGVSGALGTTIGSFLVQFPQSGGLLGLFALSGIFRLVALVPLMFLQEPSRG
- the accD gene encoding acetyl-CoA carboxylase, carboxyltransferase subunit beta; the protein is MANNEESRGLKSLFDWFANRKKSGATSLERQEREIADGLWHKCSKCGVLAYTKDLKANQMVCVECGHHNRVDSDERIRQLIDHNTWKPLDEHLRPTDPLEFRDRKLYSDRLRETQDKIGLIDAVNTGLGQINGLPIALGVMDFRFMGGSMGSVVGEKLTRMIEQATQRRYPVVIICTSGGARMQEGMLSLMQMAKISAALQRHKDARLLYIPVLTNPTTGGVTASFAMLGDIILAEPKATIGFAGRRVIEQTLREKLPENFQTAEDLLQHGFVDDIVPRTQLKNTLTQLIALHQPVLTTPHMVLWETMSLTSTAAE
- the scpB gene encoding SMC-Scp complex subunit ScpB; protein product: MITATATKIEAILYLKGKPLSLGEIAEYAACDRATVKEGIIELMDNYAHRDSALEVIETPDGYSLQLRSDFHDLVQTMIPVELGVGALRTLAAIALNSPILQSDLINLRGSGVYQHVPELVELGFIRKRRDSDSRSYSLQITPKFHQYFQIEQLPQILSTSQKEEQLELELELELKGVGNRE
- the ispD gene encoding 2-C-methyl-D-erythritol 4-phosphate cytidylyltransferase, whose protein sequence is MYLLIPAAGIGKRMGSNRNKLLLKVRSQPIIAWTLLAAEAASSISWIGIISQSNDWPEFNAILADLKLTKPVELIQGGSTRQESVYNGLQSLPVDAEQVLIHDGARCLVTPELFNSCAEAIRHCPGLIAGVSVKDTIKVVDEQGIIQETPDRRKLWAAQTPQGFDVKLLKQCHAEGVRQGWEVTDDAALFEKCGIEVRIVEGEETNLKVTTPQDLAIAEFILTSRGIGD
- a CDS encoding glycosyltransferase family 9 protein yields the protein MRVVALVPGGIGDQILFFPTLDDLKRHYPNAQIDVVVEPRSKAAYQVSKSVHEVLNFDFQDRNSLADWGNLVGNIRDREYDVAIAVKQNWLVGLLLWLTGIPIRIGYQGKGAGFLTHAVPFKPSQYAAALYHDLLQPLEINSPVPELAVNVPKPNIEWAQKEQKRLGVNETGYILINGSSGQLSKSKELDKIYPVESWHQIIHGFQDKQPDLPVLVVKGSDDEQFVRSLLESSPDIKVTAPDDIGKLTAIIAGANLLLSTDNAALQLSVAVQTYTIALFGPTDPVKLLPKNDKFLAIESPTGKTADISPNAVLEKIWGG
- a CDS encoding CRR6 family NdhI maturation factor, producing the protein MTIAIALNNDFINNLDLSPASTVIEKLLQDGVTSHEQQLRFDINYDLEPGDPRELSEIPEVRLWFVRLDAKYPWLPFLLDWKAGEFARYAAMLVPHQFSSKEGIQYNPEALEIFLMHKIFILGDWLKQQDIPSLSRLKSMAQMLGYELDDAFFGIF
- a CDS encoding Fur family transcriptional regulator, which codes for MQKQTITTKPIRSLEDALERCQILGMRVSRQRRFILELLWQANEHLAAREIYDRLNLQGKEIGHTSVYQNLEALSSQGIIECIERCDGRLYGNISDSHSHVNCIDTNQILDVHVELPEDFIRKIEEQTGVRITDYSINFFGYRNSQEG
- a CDS encoding pentapeptide repeat-containing protein, producing MNLSIRHWLAERHIAINQIRGFSAGQLAGIAYRIVQDMEVKSLVPFDICTLVEVLELPLNIVWEEISVISRLTENLLRSLSQKKPLKRNEGTWLAFQIAYLQALQAILEQESRLQRPWLDRASIPIQPHILIEDVGRLILQDPQLQGLLKTLTPGKLTDTQAEQALSLVADSLLVQQINSAVIAWLVANGAEETEAKLLTQRLVNSLPGDMLVVVTENAAPLAQLQKFFRLGISLSPSFIAPEVGSTVGEKIDLHREHYRASLIQNLSQPLLMESFALQDIYVPQKGLPIEENISEQDKKTVKPVDLKTWAEQQLTDLETIAVIESEPGYGKTSFCQLWAAQVAQELYPTWMPIVIRLRDVKYGKTLIETLNSAFPVNLSTWLEQENLPCLLLLDGLDELPHSAQGIRAQAIFLQQLLNFQSQHRHKIVLTSRSTTLPEIVSELPLLLKRIIIQPLDVDELKQWFQQWAKVQSLPIAQNLFTLLKQSGVFTSQSKLRELSALVRQPLMLHLLGILHRDGLLDDELLQLAANTQKSFLLWEIHHRLSRWLLGYPLIGGIKTMLLRSGSAHIHRTPEAIANLLAGRHPQDLLEQMHAIALKILHSQRHQINLAGEFKTLPGFYFKIRDVESSGESATQSSLIEFSYIKLGEFLCADAIAAQLKFLTQYQDEVYGTPTFVLDSPSSVAQHIYNLLGYGILSQEIEELAINGLRRQQKHKFSFEVLFQRLLSFWRAYCQGRWLDEGIAHNALTNFHTLQNPVNVEQVNAAVGLNVFLLLCACYRETKIPFWLCGNPVNLTEFNPEALSVLIARTAVLHKSAFATRIKSLAGLNLSGGSLLQVMLTGVNLEQTNLSNAELMGANLAGANLQQANLTGANLVGANLAGANLQQANLTGANLQQANLRGTNLNSANLTNACLFDAILTDTEKKLAADNGALFSKESFQKLKHLRSQQPFLNTVQITPNIDVNWKNPPAIGQIESCEGAILPVDLYDDDADDETVFGNNSIGE